The Streptococcus mitis genome has a segment encoding these proteins:
- a CDS encoding serine hydrolase domain-containing protein: protein MKWTKIIKKIEEQIEAGIYPGASFAYFKDHQWTEVYLGQSDPEHGLQTEAGLVYDLASVSKVVGVGTVFAFLWEKGKLDIDSPVTDFLPESDYPDITIRQLLTHATNLDPFIPNRDILTASELKKAMFRLNRRNQPAFLYSDVHFLLLGFILERIFNQDLDVILQEQVWNPWGMTETQFGSVGLAVPTVRGVEAGLVHDPKARLLGRHAGSAGLFSTVKDLQIFLQHYLADDFARDLSQNFSPLDDKERSLAWNLEGDWLDHTGYTGTFIMWNRQKQEAAIFLSNRTYEKDERAQWIVDRNQVMDLIRKEE, encoded by the coding sequence ATGAAGTGGACCAAGATTATTAAAAAAATAGAAGAACAAATCGAGGCAGGGATTTATCCCGGAGCCTCTTTTGCGTATTTTAAGGACCATCAATGGACGGAGGTCTATTTAGGCCAGAGTGACCCAGAGCATGGTTTGCAGACTGAGGCAGGACTAGTTTATGACCTAGCTAGTGTCAGCAAGGTTGTTGGGGTTGGCACAGTTTTTGCTTTTTTGTGGGAAAAAGGCAAATTAGATATTGACAGTCCTGTAACCGATTTTTTACCTGAGAGTGATTATCCAGACATCACTATTAGACAGCTCTTAACCCATGCTACAAATCTTGATCCGTTTATTCCCAATCGTGATATTTTAACAGCCTCAGAATTAAAGAAAGCGATGTTTCGTCTCAATAGACGAAATCAGCCAGCCTTTCTTTATTCGGATGTCCATTTTTTGCTGTTAGGTTTTATCTTGGAAAGAATCTTTAATCAAGACTTGGATGTGATTTTACAGGAGCAAGTTTGGAATCCTTGGGGAATGACGGAAACCCAATTTGGATCTGTTGGGCTTGCTGTTCCAACAGTCAGAGGTGTAGAGGCAGGTTTGGTACATGATCCCAAGGCTCGTCTCCTAGGCAGACATGCAGGTAGTGCTGGTTTATTTTCGACTGTAAAGGATTTACAAATCTTTTTGCAACACTATTTAGCAGATGATTTTGCAAGAGACTTGAGTCAAAATTTTTCACCTTTGGATGACAAGGAACGTTCTTTGGCATGGAATTTGGAAGGAGATTGGCTAGACCATACGGGCTATACAGGTACCTTTATCATGTGGAATCGCCAGAAGCAAGAAGCGGCTATTTTCCTATCGAATCGTACCTATGAAAAGGATGAGAGGGCTCAATGGATTGTAGACCGCAATCAAGTAATGGACTTGATTCGTAAAGAAGAGTAA
- a CDS encoding CppA N-terminal domain-containing protein, protein MNVNQIVRIIPTLKVNNRKLNETFYIETLGMKALLEESAFLSLGDQTGLEKLVLEEAPSMRTRKVEGRKKLARLIVKVENPLEIEGLLSKTDSIHKLYKGQNGYAFEIYSPEDDLVLIHAEDDRESLVEVEKNLEFQTDLESISLSKFEISMELHLPTDVESFLEVSEIGVSLDFIPAQGQDLTVDNTATWDLSMLKFLVNELDIASLRKKFESTEYFIPKSEKFFLGKDRNNVELWFEEV, encoded by the coding sequence ATGAATGTAAATCAGATTGTACGGATTATTCCTACTTTAAAAGTTAATAATAGAAAATTAAATGAAACATTTTATATTGAAACCCTTGGTATGAAGGCCTTATTAGAAGAATCGGCCTTTCTGTCACTAGGTGATCAAACAGGTCTAGAAAAGCTGGTTTTAGAAGAAGCTCCAAGTATGCGAACTCGTAAGGTAGAGGGAAGAAAAAAATTAGCTAGATTGATTGTCAAGGTGGAAAATCCCTTAGAAATTGAAGGACTCTTATCTAAAACAGATTCGATTCATAAATTATATAAGGGGCAGAATGGCTACGCTTTTGAAATTTACTCTCCAGAAGATGATTTGGTTTTGATTCATGCGGAAGATGATAGAGAAAGTCTAGTAGAAGTAGAAAAAAATCTTGAATTTCAAACAGATTTGGAATCAATTTCTTTAAGTAAATTTGAGATTTCTATGGAATTACATCTCCCAACTGATGTCGAAAGTTTCTTGGAAGTATCTGAAATTGGGGTGTCACTTGATTTTATCCCAGCTCAGGGTCAAGATTTGACTGTAGACAATACGGCTACTTGGGACTTATCTATGCTCAAGTTCTTGGTCAATGAACTAGATATAGCAAGTCTTCGCAAGAAATTTGAGTCTACCGAATATTTTATTCCTAAGTCTGAAAAATTCTTCCTTGGTAAAGATAGAAATAATGTTGAATTGTGGTTTGAAGAAGTATGA
- the gla gene encoding aquaglyceroporin Gla produces MDFTWAIKYATEFLGTAILIILGNGAVANVELKGTKGHQSGWLVIAVGYGMGVMIPALMFGNVSGNHINPAFTLGLAISGLFPWAQVAPYILAQVLGAIFGQALVVATHRPYYLKTENPNNILGTFSTISSLDQGTKESRFAATVNGFVNEFIGSFVLFFAALGLTKNFFGAEVLQYMKQMASQAGQTVDFSDLAIKAQTAPHTASGLGIAHLALGFLVMALVTSLGGPTGPALNPARDLGPRLLHAFLPKSVLGEHKGDSKWWYSWVPVVAPIAAAIAAVAIFKFLYL; encoded by the coding sequence ATGGATTTTACATGGGCTATTAAATATGCCACTGAATTCTTGGGAACTGCTATTTTGATCATTCTTGGTAATGGTGCAGTTGCTAACGTTGAACTTAAAGGTACGAAAGGTCACCAAAGTGGCTGGCTCGTTATTGCTGTTGGTTACGGTATGGGGGTTATGATTCCAGCTTTGATGTTTGGTAATGTATCAGGTAACCACATCAACCCAGCCTTCACTCTTGGACTTGCAATCAGCGGTCTCTTCCCTTGGGCACAGGTAGCGCCTTATATCCTTGCACAAGTTTTGGGTGCTATCTTTGGTCAAGCCTTGGTTGTGGCAACACACCGCCCATACTACTTGAAAACTGAAAATCCAAACAACATCTTGGGTACTTTCTCAACAATCTCAAGTTTGGATCAAGGTACAAAAGAATCACGCTTTGCAGCAACTGTTAACGGTTTTGTAAATGAGTTTATTGGTTCATTTGTTCTTTTCTTTGCAGCTCTTGGATTGACTAAAAACTTCTTTGGTGCTGAGGTTCTTCAATACATGAAACAAATGGCTAGTCAAGCAGGCCAAACAGTTGACTTCTCTGATTTAGCAATTAAAGCTCAAACAGCACCTCATACAGCTTCTGGTCTTGGAATTGCTCACTTGGCACTTGGATTCCTTGTTATGGCCTTGGTAACATCACTTGGTGGACCTACAGGACCTGCCTTAAACCCAGCCCGTGACTTGGGGCCACGTCTCCTTCATGCTTTCCTTCCAAAATCAGTTCTTGGTGAGCACAAAGGTGATTCAAAATGGTGGTATTCTTGGGTACCAGTAGTAGCACCGATCGCAGCAGCAATTGCGGCAGTAGCTATCTTCAAATTCCTTTACCTATAA
- a CDS encoding N-acetylmuramoyl-L-alanine amidase family protein, protein MKLLKKTMQVGLTVFFFGLLATSAVLADDADSEGWKFVQENGRTYYKKGDIKETYWRVIDGKTYYFDYNGEMVVGWQYIPMPVKGYTIGPYPNGIRLEGFPKSEWYYFDKNGVLQEFVGWEALEVKTKDSVGRKHGEKRTNPEDKEEKSFYTNYYFNQNHSLETGWLYDQSNWYYLAKTEINGENYIGGEKRSGWIQDASTWYYLDSETGIMQTGWKQIGNKWYYLRSSGAMTTGWYQEGSTWYYLDAENGDMKTGWQYLGNKWYYLRSSGAMATGWVKDGSTWYYLNANNGDMKTGWQYLGNKWYYLRSSGAMATGWVKDGSTWYYLNANNGDMKTGWFQVNGKWYYGYGSGALAVNTTVDGYYVNYNGEWVK, encoded by the coding sequence ATGAAACTTTTGAAAAAAACTATGCAAGTTGGACTAACAGTATTTTTCTTTGGTTTGCTAGCGACAAGTGCAGTATTGGCGGATGATGCTGATTCAGAAGGTTGGAAATTTGTCCAAGAAAATGGTAGAACCTATTACAAGAAGGGTGACATCAAAGAAACCTACTGGCGAGTGATTGATGGCAAAACCTATTATTTTGATTATAATGGTGAAATGGTTGTTGGTTGGCAATACATTCCAATGCCAGTTAAAGGATATACAATTGGTCCTTACCCAAATGGTATCAGATTAGAAGGTTTTCCAAAGTCAGAGTGGTACTATTTCGATAAAAATGGAGTGCTACAAGAGTTTGTTGGTTGGGAAGCATTAGAGGTTAAAACTAAAGACAGCGTTGGAAGAAAGCATGGGGAAAAACGTACAAATCCGGAAGATAAAGAAGAGAAGAGTTTTTACACGAACTATTACTTTAATCAAAATCATTCTTTAGAGACAGGTTGGCTTTATGACCAGTCTAATTGGTATTATCTAGCTAAAACGGAAATTAATGGAGAAAACTATATTGGTGGTGAGAAACGTTCTGGTTGGATTCAAGATGCTTCCACTTGGTACTATCTAGATTCAGAAACTGGTATCATGCAAACTGGTTGGAAGCAAATTGGCAATAAGTGGTACTACCTCCGTTCATCAGGAGCTATGACAACTGGCTGGTATCAGGAAGGCTCAACTTGGTACTATTTAGATGCTGAAAATGGCGATATGAAAACAGGCTGGCAATATCTTGGTAACAAGTGGTACTATCTCCGTTCATCAGGAGCTATGGCAACTGGTTGGGTGAAAGATGGTTCAACTTGGTACTACCTAAATGCAAATAATGGAGATATGAAGACAGGTTGGCAATATCTTGGTAACAAGTGGTACTATCTCCGTTCATCAGGAGCTATGGCAACTGGTTGGGTGAAAGATGGTTCAACTTGGTACTACCTAAATGCAAATAATGGAGATATGAAGACAGGTTGGTTCCAGGTCAATGGCAAATGGTACTATGGGTATGGTTCAGGTGCTCTAGCTGTTAATACCACAGTAGATGGTTACTACGTAAACTATAATGGTGAGTGGGTTAAGTAA
- a CDS encoding helix-turn-helix domain-containing protein gives MNTLAEKFRVKRKELGLSQQTLAEGICEQSQISKIERGHFIPSADLLFKLSQRLEVPLDYFFNEQIEIKSNLSNFKQLSARLLDDRNYDNLEYIYGIEIERSTFLTLEDRTYLEWIKAIIDFYQYDSKCEAISSLENILLKVSSNTLIYLKALNTLSNFYSLVGREQEYEANYSHLMELYQTKNFEHQEFLFGYIRVRYNYAHYLVSKEKYNEAIQEALETIELCKQRQTSYQLAPLLILVGNAGAKFLDKEQVKNYYIEAKELCKIYNNPLMLMKIENYLKELDTV, from the coding sequence ATGAATACACTCGCTGAGAAATTCAGAGTAAAGAGAAAAGAGTTAGGTCTCTCCCAACAAACTCTTGCAGAAGGAATTTGTGAACAAAGCCAGATTAGTAAAATTGAGAGAGGGCATTTCATTCCCTCCGCAGACCTTTTGTTCAAACTCTCTCAACGACTTGAAGTACCATTAGATTATTTTTTTAATGAACAAATTGAAATTAAATCTAACCTCTCTAATTTCAAGCAATTATCTGCTCGCCTATTAGATGATAGAAATTATGACAATTTGGAATATATTTATGGAATAGAGATTGAACGAAGTACTTTTCTAACACTAGAAGACCGAACTTACCTTGAATGGATTAAAGCTATTATTGACTTCTATCAATATGACAGTAAGTGTGAGGCTATTTCTTCATTGGAAAATATATTATTAAAAGTCTCTTCAAATACTCTGATTTATTTAAAGGCGTTGAATACTCTATCTAATTTCTATTCCTTAGTGGGTCGTGAACAAGAATATGAGGCAAACTACTCTCATTTGATGGAGTTATATCAGACAAAAAATTTTGAGCATCAAGAGTTTTTATTTGGTTACATCAGAGTTCGTTACAACTACGCTCACTACCTAGTATCAAAGGAAAAATATAACGAAGCCATCCAAGAAGCTCTTGAGACGATTGAACTCTGTAAACAAAGACAGACAAGCTACCAACTGGCTCCTCTACTTATTCTTGTAGGAAATGCTGGAGCCAAATTTCTAGACAAAGAACAAGTCAAAAATTATTATATAGAAGCAAAAGAGTTATGTAAGATTTATAACAATCCTTTAATGTTGATGAAGATAGAAAATTATTTGAAAGAATTAGATACTGTTTAG
- a CDS encoding ATP-grasp domain-containing protein — MNYLVISPYYPQNFQQFTIELANKGITVLGIGQEPYEQLDEPLRNSLTEYFRVDNLENVDEVKRAVAFLFYKHGPIDRIESHNEYWLELDATLREQFNVFGAKTEDLKKTKFKSEMKKLFKKAGVPVVPGAVIKTEADVDQAVNEIGLPMIAKPDNGVGAAATFKLETEDDINHFKAEWDHSTVYFFEKFVTSSEICTFDGLVDKDGKIVFSTTFDYAYTPLDLMIYKMDNSYYVLKDMDPKLRKYGEAIVKEFGMKERFFHIEFFREGDDYIAIEYNNRPAGGFTIDVYNFAHSLDLYRGYAAIVAGEEFPESDFEAQYCLATSRRANAHYVYSEEDLLAKYSQQFKVKKIMPAAFAELQGDYLYMLTTPSRQEMEQMIADFGQRQE; from the coding sequence ATGAATTACCTTGTTATTTCTCCCTACTATCCACAAAACTTTCAACAGTTTACGATTGAACTAGCTAATAAAGGCATCACCGTCTTGGGAATTGGTCAAGAGCCTTATGAGCAATTGGATGAACCTTTGCGCAATAGCCTGACCGAGTACTTCCGTGTTGACAATCTTGAAAATGTAGATGAAGTCAAACGTGCAGTTGCTTTTCTCTTTTATAAACATGGCCCGATTGACCGTATTGAATCCCACAATGAATACTGGCTTGAGCTGGATGCAACACTCAGAGAACAATTCAATGTCTTTGGTGCCAAAACAGAGGATCTCAAAAAGACGAAATTTAAGTCTGAAATGAAGAAGCTTTTCAAAAAAGCAGGTGTCCCCGTGGTACCTGGAGCTGTTATCAAGACGGAAGCAGATGTTGATCAAGCTGTGAATGAAATTGGCCTTCCAATGATTGCCAAACCTGACAATGGAGTGGGAGCAGCCGCGACCTTTAAGCTTGAAACAGAAGACGATATCAATCACTTCAAGGCAGAGTGGGACCATTCAACCGTTTATTTCTTTGAAAAATTTGTCACTTCTAGCGAAATTTGTACCTTTGATGGTCTTGTGGATAAGGACGGAAAAATTGTCTTTTCAACAACCTTTGACTACGCCTATACACCGCTTGATCTCATGATTTACAAGATGGACAATTCCTACTATGTTCTTAAGGATATGGATCCCAAATTACGTAAATATGGTGAGGCAATTGTCAAAGAATTTGGTATGAAAGAACGTTTCTTCCATATCGAGTTCTTCCGTGAAGGGGATGATTACATCGCCATTGAGTACAATAACCGCCCTGCAGGTGGTTTTACCATTGATGTTTATAACTTTGCTCATTCCTTGGACCTCTATCGTGGCTATGCTGCTATTGTAGCAGGAGAAGAGTTCCCAGAGTCAGACTTTGAAGCTCAATATTGTTTAGCTACATCCCGTCGTGCAAATGCTCACTATGTCTATTCTGAGGAGGATTTGCTTGCCAAATATAGCCAGCAGTTCAAGGTTAAAAAAATCATGCCAGCGGCCTTTGCGGAACTTCAAGGAGATTACCTTTATATGCTGACAACTCCGAGTCGACAAGAAATGGAGCAGATGATTGCTGATTTCGGACAACGTCAAGAATAA
- a CDS encoding esterase family protein, with product MYIENLSHWSGHLNREMYLNRYGHAGIPVVVFASSGGSHNEYYDFGMIDACASFIEEGRVQFFTLSSVDSESWLATWKNGHDQAEMHRAYERYVIGEAIPFIKHKTGWFDGMMTTGCSMGAYHAVNFFLQHPDVFTKVIALSGVYDARFFVGDYYNDDAIYQNSPVDYIWNQNDGWFIDRYRQAEIVLCTGLGAWEHDGLPSFYKLKEAFDQKQIPAWFAEWGHDVAHDWEWWRKQMPYFLGHLYL from the coding sequence ATGTATATTGAAAACCTTAGCCACTGGAGTGGTCACCTCAACCGTGAAATGTACCTCAACCGTTATGGGCATGCTGGGATTCCAGTTGTGGTCTTTGCTTCATCAGGTGGTAGTCACAACGAATACTATGATTTTGGCATGATTGATGCCTGTGCTTCCTTTATCGAGGAAGGCCGTGTTCAGTTCTTTACCCTATCTAGTGTGGATAGTGAGAGCTGGTTGGCCACTTGGAAAAATGGTCACGACCAAGCAGAGATGCACCGTGCCTACGAACGCTATGTGATTGGGGAGGCCATTCCTTTTATCAAGCACAAGACAGGTTGGTTTGATGGCATGATGACGACAGGGTGCTCCATGGGCGCATACCATGCTGTCAATTTCTTCCTCCAGCATCCAGATGTCTTTACCAAAGTAATTGCTCTTAGTGGTGTCTACGACGCACGTTTCTTTGTCGGAGATTACTACAATGACGATGCTATTTACCAAAACTCGCCAGTAGATTATATCTGGAATCAGAACGACGGCTGGTTTATTGACCGTTACCGTCAGGCAGAGATTGTGCTTTGTACGGGGCTTGGTGCCTGGGAACATGACGGACTACCGTCTTTCTACAAGCTCAAAGAAGCCTTTGACCAGAAACAAATTCCAGCCTGGTTTGCTGAATGGGGACATGATGTCGCTCATGACTGGGAATGGTGGCGTAAACAAATGCCCTATTTTCTTGGACACCTGTATCTATAA
- a CDS encoding alpha/beta hydrolase — protein MNQSYFYLKMKEHKLKVPYTGKERRVRVLLPKDYEKDTDRSYPVVYFHDGQNVFYSKESFIGHSWKIIPAIKRNPDISRMIVVAIDNDGMGRMNEYAAWKFQESPIPGQQFGGKGVEYAEFVMDVVKPFIDETYRTKADRQHTAMIGSSLGGNITQFIGLEYQDQIGCLGVFSSANWLHQEAFNRYIERQKLSPDQRIFIYVGTEEADDTDKTLMAGNIKQAYIDSSLRYYHDLIAGGVHLDNLFLKVQSGAIHSEIPWSENLPDCLRFFAEKW, from the coding sequence ATGAATCAATCCTACTTTTATTTAAAAATGAAAGAACACAAACTCAAGGTTCCTTATACAGGTAAGGAACGCCGTGTACGTGTTCTTCTACCTAAAGATTATGAGAAAGACACGGATCGTTCCTATCCTGTTGTTTACTTTCATGACGGGCAAAATGTTTTTTATAGCAAAGAGTCTTTCATTGGTCACTCATGGAAGATTATTCCAGCTATTAAACGAAATCCTGATATCAGTCGCATGATTGTCGTTGCTATTGACAATGATGGTATGGGGCGGATGAATGAGTATGCGGCTTGGAAGTTCCAAGAATCTCCTATTCCGGGGCAGCAGTTTGGCGGTAAAGGTGTGGAGTATGCCGAGTTTGTCATGGATGTGGTCAAACCTTTTATCGATGAGACCTACCGTACCAAAGCTGACCGCCAGCATACGGCTATGATTGGTTCTTCACTAGGAGGCAATATTACCCAATTTATCGGTTTGGAATACCAAGACCAAATTGGTTGTCTAGGGGTTTTTTCATCTGCAAACTGGCTCCACCAAGAAGCTTTTAACCGCTATATCGAGCGTCAGAAACTATCGCCTGATCAGCGTATCTTTATCTATGTTGGAACAGAAGAAGCAGATGATACGGACAAGACCCTGATGGCTGGTAATATCAAACAAGCCTATATCGATTCGTCTCTTCGCTATTACCATGATTTGATAGCAGGTGGGGTACACTTAGATAATCTTTTCTTGAAAGTTCAGTCTGGTGCCATCCATAGTGAGATTCCATGGTCGGAGAACTTACCAGACTGTCTGAGATTTTTTGCAGAAAAATGGTAA
- the thiI gene encoding tRNA uracil 4-sulfurtransferase ThiI — protein sequence MQYSEIMIRYGELSTKGKNRMRFINKLRNNISDVLSIYPQVKVTADRDRAHAYLNGADYTAVAESLKQVFGIQNFSPVYKVEKSVEVLKSAVQEIMQDIYKDGMTFKISSKRSDHNFELDSRELNQTLGGAVFEAIPNVQAQMKSPDINLQVEIREEAAYLSYETIRGAGGLPVGTSGKGMLMLSGGIDSPVAGYLALKRGVDIEAVHFASPPYTSPGALKKAQDLTRKLTKFGGNIQFIEVPFTEIQEEIKAKAPEAYLMTLTRRFMMRITDRIREVRNGLVIINGESLGQVASQTLESMQAINAVTNTPIIRPVVTMDKLEIIDIAQEIDTFDISIQPFEDCCTIFAPDRPKTNPKIKNAEQYEARMDVEGLVERAVAGIMITEITPQPEKDEVDDLIDNLL from the coding sequence ATGCAGTATTCAGAAATTATGATTCGCTACGGTGAGCTGTCAACCAAAGGCAAAAACCGTATGCGTTTCATCAATAAACTTCGCAATAATATTTCAGACGTTTTGTCTATCTATCCCCAAGTTAAGGTAACGGCAGATCGCGACCGTGCCCACGCTTACCTCAATGGAGCTGATTACACAGCAGTAGCAGAATCGCTCAAACAAGTTTTTGGAATTCAAAACTTTTCTCCTGTATACAAGGTCGAAAAATCTGTAGAAGTTTTGAAGTCTGCTGTCCAAGAGATTATGCAGGACATATACAAGGATGGCATGACCTTTAAAATTTCTAGCAAGCGTAGCGACCACAACTTTGAGTTGGATAGTCGTGAACTCAATCAAACACTTGGAGGAGCTGTTTTTGAAGCTATTCCAAATGTGCAAGCTCAAATGAAAAGTCCTGACATCAATCTTCAGGTGGAAATCCGTGAAGAAGCAGCCTATCTTTCTTATGAAACCATTCGAGGAGCTGGTGGTTTGCCAGTTGGAACTTCAGGTAAAGGGATGCTTATGTTGTCAGGAGGAATTGACTCTCCTGTAGCAGGTTATCTTGCTTTGAAACGTGGAGTGGATATCGAAGCTGTTCACTTTGCTAGCCCACCTTACACGAGTCCTGGTGCCCTTAAAAAAGCCCAAGATTTGACTCGTAAATTGACCAAGTTTGGAGGCAATATCCAGTTTATCGAGGTGCCTTTCACTGAGATTCAAGAGGAAATCAAGGCTAAAGCGCCAGAGGCTTATTTGATGACTCTAACTCGTCGCTTTATGATGCGGATTACCGACCGTATTCGTGAGGTACGAAATGGTTTGGTTATCATCAATGGGGAGAGTCTAGGTCAAGTAGCCAGCCAAACCCTTGAAAGCATGCAGGCTATCAATGCCGTTACTAACACTCCCATCATCCGCCCAGTTGTAACCATGGATAAGTTAGAAATCATTGATATTGCACAAGAAATCGATACCTTTGACATTTCAATCCAGCCATTTGAAGACTGTTGTACCATTTTTGCACCAGATCGTCCTAAGACTAATCCTAAGATTAAGAATGCAGAGCAATACGAAGCGCGCATGGATGTTGAAGGTTTAGTTGAGCGAGCTGTAGCTGGAATCATGATTACCGAGATTACACCTCAACCTGAAAAAGATGAAGTGGATGACTTGATTGACAATCTCCTCTAA
- a CDS encoding cysteine desulfurase family protein has protein sequence MIYFDNSATTKPYPEALETYMQVASKILGNPSSLHRLGDQATRILDASRQQIADLIGKKSDEIFFTSGGTEGDNWVIKGVAFEKARFGKHIIVSAVEHPAVKESALWLKSQGFEVDFAPVDEKGFVDVKALADLIRPDTTLVSIMAVNNEIGSVQPIEAISELLADKPTISFHVDAVQALAKIPTEKYLTERVDFATFSSHKFHGVRGVGFVYIKSGKKITPLLTGGGQERDYRSTTENVAGIAATAKALRLSMEKLDFFTSKTGQMKAVIRQALLDYPDIFIFSDEEDFAPHILTFGIKGVRGEVIVHAFEDYGIFISTTSACSSKAGKPAGTLIAMGVDKDKAQSAVRLSLDLENDMSQVEQFLTKLKLIYNQTRKVR, from the coding sequence ATGATTTACTTTGATAATTCGGCGACGACCAAGCCCTATCCTGAAGCCCTTGAAACCTATATGCAGGTCGCTTCAAAAATTTTAGGAAATCCATCTAGTCTCCATCGTTTGGGAGACCAGGCAACACGAATCTTAGATGCTTCTCGGCAACAGATTGCAGATTTAATCGGTAAGAAAAGCGATGAAATCTTCTTTACTTCTGGTGGGACAGAAGGAGATAACTGGGTCATCAAGGGTGTGGCCTTTGAAAAGGCTCGGTTTGGCAAGCACATCATTGTATCAGCCGTTGAACATCCAGCAGTTAAGGAATCAGCCCTCTGGCTGAAAAGTCAAGGATTTGAAGTGGATTTTGCTCCAGTTGATGAGAAAGGATTTGTGGATGTGAAGGCGTTAGCAGATTTGATACGACCAGATACGACCCTCGTTTCCATCATGGCAGTTAACAATGAAATTGGCTCTGTTCAGCCCATTGAGGCTATTTCAGAACTGTTAGCAGACAAGCCGACTATTTCCTTCCACGTTGATGCGGTTCAGGCACTTGCTAAGATTCCGACTGAAAAGTATCTGACAGAACGAGTGGATTTTGCGACTTTCTCTAGTCATAAGTTTCACGGAGTTCGTGGTGTTGGTTTTGTCTATATCAAGTCTGGCAAGAAGATTACGCCTCTTTTAACAGGTGGTGGTCAGGAGCGTGATTATCGTTCGACAACTGAAAATGTGGCAGGGATTGCAGCGACAGCCAAGGCTCTCCGTTTGTCTATGGAAAAGCTAGATTTCTTTACTAGTAAGACAGGACAGATGAAGGCAGTGATTCGCCAAGCCCTTCTGGACTATCCAGATATTTTTATCTTCTCAGATGAGGAAGACTTTGCCCCCCATATCCTGACTTTTGGAATCAAGGGTGTTCGTGGTGAAGTCATCGTTCACGCCTTTGAAGACTATGGTATTTTCATCTCAACGACCTCTGCTTGTTCGTCCAAGGCTGGGAAACCTGCAGGTACCTTGATTGCCATGGGAGTGGATAAAGATAAGGCCCAGTCAGCTGTGCGTCTTAGCCTAGACCTTGAAAATGATATGAGTCAGGTCGAGCAGTTTTTGACCAAGTTAAAATTGATTTACAATCAAACTAGAAAAGTAAGATAG
- a CDS encoding DUF6556 family protein, translating into MSNYRRTSKPKTEHIKKGFTVFQKTVATIGSILGLITASITIMNALDNNKNTKKEPTTSQTTTIVKEIQKESPQENTSPNKETNTTQEKTQQEETPKASVKEEKKEEQKTSTQDSPAPAPSKPATENEKQSNNTPTSENKTNQ; encoded by the coding sequence ATGTCTAATTATCGTAGAACTTCAAAACCAAAAACAGAACACATCAAAAAAGGCTTTACGGTCTTTCAAAAAACCGTCGCTACTATCGGTAGTATCCTTGGCTTAATTACCGCAAGTATCACTATCATGAACGCCTTGGATAATAACAAAAATACCAAAAAAGAACCTACGACAAGCCAGACGACAACAATTGTCAAAGAAATTCAAAAGGAATCCCCTCAGGAAAACACTAGTCCCAATAAAGAAACTAACACCACTCAAGAAAAAACACAGCAAGAGGAAACACCAAAAGCCAGCGTCAAGGAAGAGAAAAAAGAAGAGCAGAAAACATCAACTCAGGATTCTCCTGCTCCTGCTCCAAGTAAACCTGCTACTGAAAATGAAAAACAGTCCAATAATACACCAACTTCGGAAAATAAAACTAATCAATAA